Within Desulfovibrio legallii, the genomic segment CGGTGTTGCCGTCGACCAGATAGGTCTGCTTGCCCAGGGCCGTCCGTTCGGGCGTGGTGGCGTTGTTGGCCTTGTGCTCGACCACGTCCTTCTTGCGCGGGTCGACGCCGACCGTCTTGGTCTCGACCCCCGCGCCCTTGGCTCCCTGGGATTGGGTGCTGGGGCGGAACGAGCGCAACAGGCCCTTGGTATCGGTGAAATATTCGAGGGTCAGAAGTGGTGTCTGGTCGAGCTCGCGGGGATGGAAATGAAGTTCGTCGTCCTGGATATAGAAGACATAGCCGCTCACGCCGTCGCCATCGCGGTCGCGGGCCTTTTCCGCCAGCTCCTTGAGGAACTGGGCGTCCGAGATGTTGCTCTGGGTGACGCGGAGATGGGTTCCCTTGGTAGCCGTGACCACCGGCGTGAGACCGTTGGCGGCGGCGACTTGTTCGGCGATTTCCGAATAGAGGATGCCGGGAGCGGGTTTCTGCCAGACCTTCTGGTTTTCCTTGCCCGCCAGTTTGAAGCCCTTGTCGTAGGCCTTGATGCGGATGGTCGGATCACCATTTTCCGGAAAATCGTAATCGATGTCCTTGATGACCGCCTTCTTGCGCGGGGAGAGGTTTCCCACGTAGCCGAAGCGGGCCACGATCTCGTTGCCTTCCTGGAACAGCGGATCGTCGACGAACTGCAGGTTGCGGTCGGTCACCGACAGCTCGAGAACATCCAGCTCTTCCTCGTTGTCGGTGAAGACGAACGAGGTGATCTCCTGGGTGATGTCCTTCGAGAGGTCTTGCCCCTCGATCTGAATCAGAAATGTCGGTTTGAAGGTATCCAGATCCATGCGTCTCTCCGGTGGTTCGCAGTTCCCTGCTTACTTACCGGAAGGCATGGCGAGGTGTCGGACGCTTCAGTCGAGCAGGCGCATCTGGACGTGTTCGCGGGAGGGAATGCGCAGCGCCAGACCCGGCTCGAGCGCCAACGGGAAAAAGAGGTCGTTGTAGTCGCAGATGATCCACCAGAGCCTGGCGTCACCCAGATAGCGGTGCGCGAGCAGATCCAGGCGGTCGCCCTCGACCACGGTGTGTAGGCGGTCGTCGTGTCTGGGGGTGGTGTCGATGCGCTGGCGCATGCCGAGGGAGGTACCGTCGCTGTCCCGGTAGAGAAGGCAGCGGGCGTATCGGGAATTGCGGCCGATCATGAGCGCACCTCCGACCAGTTGATGGAACGGTCCACATATTCCTCGAGGACGATGTCCACCTCGGCGCGTTGCGGCAGCAGGTTGTCCCGGTCGAACAGGCCGAAGAAACGCGCCTTCACCTGCCGGACGATACAGGTCACGCCTGGGTAGAGATCGCCGAAAATCAGCAGCACACGGTGCGGCGCGTTCTTGAGCATGGTTCCGGCGTGTTCCGGATATTGCAGCGAGCGGAGCCAGTCGACCTTCTGTTTCACCGGCCCCTTGAACAGCTCGACTTTGAAAGCGATCCGGCGCGGCTCCCCGGCGACGTACTGGTAGCGCGGGTGGCTCATGCCGGGGATCTTAATCGTCGCGTAGTCGGTCGACTTCTCGTCGCTGATGGAGTTGGGGTTGTACTGGAATTCAAGCCGCTCTCCCGTGTCGGCGTCCACCAGATATCCCTTGATGGGCTGTTGATCCCAGGCCATTGCTTACACCTCGGCGATCTCGAGGATCGTCTTGCCCAGTTGTCCGGCCCGGTCGAGTTCCAGCCGCATGCCGCTGGAAATGCCGTTGCCGGTGAACGCCCACACCTCGTCGCAACATTCCATGTAGGCCAGGCCGCAGGCGATGCCAGTCTCCCGCTGCTCGGGAACGCTGTCATCGGTGAAGGTTGGATACAACAGGTGCGGCGCGAACGGCGCGTGACCGTTTCTCATGACCCGTCGGCAAAGCGCCTCGGCGACCTTCACGTTTCGAGCTATGTCACCCGCGAACGGGCTGCAGACAAAGATGCGTTTCATCGGTCCTCTCAAAGTGTTTCGTAGTTTCTGATCTTCCGCTCCCGAAGATCCTTGTAGACGGCCTCGGCCACCTTCCGGCCATCGATGTTGGTGGTCACGCTCAGTTCCACCGGGCGGTCGGCCAGACCATCGAGGCGCGAGAGCAGCGATTCCAGCAGTTCGCGCAGCCCCGGACCGGCGTCCTCTCCGCGCAGGGGTATCGCGGGAGCGGTGCGGGCCGGAGCAATCAACCGTTCGGAAGGCACCGTCTCGGCGAGTCCGGATTGCAGGGGCTTCGCTATCGGAGTCGGAGCGACCGTTATGGGCCGCTCGATCCCGGCCGGAGCCGGAGAGGCACTTCCGACTTCCATTGCCGGTTCCACCGCGAACGGCTGGATATAGCTCTTACTTACCGGCTCGACGGCCGCCGCGACGGTCTGCACTGTGCCGTTTATCGGTTGCGGAGGCGGCGCGGCCGTGGCCATGACCGGCTGGAGCATCAGCATGGCGCTCAGGGCCTTGGGCACCAGGCGCTCGTCCAGACGCGGCACGAGACTGAGCACGCTTTCGATGATGCGTTGCCCAATCGATTCGGCGGGCGGCGCAGCTCCGAGCGGTTGCTTCTGCTCGGCCACCTGCGGAATCGGGGTCTGGACTCCCAGCATGGCGCGAGCGGAGGAGAGCAAACCGTTGGCGATCCCGGCGCTGCGATCCTTGATCGCCTGAATGCCCGCGCTCGCGCCGCTGGAAAGCCTTTGCCAGAGGGATTGCCCCTCGGTACCGGCACTGGCAAAGATTCGGCCCACAGCCCCGGGGACGGCAGACAGCGTGGCAACGATCCGGTCGCGGAGATTGACGGCTCCCGTGGCCAGCGCGTCCCAGGTATTGACCTGGGGCGACTTGAGCGCCAGTTCGGGCGTGTTGCCAAACAGGGATTGTTTGAGACCGCCGAAAATGGCCCCGGCCTTGGCCGCGACGGTTTGAGCCCCGGAGGTCAACCCATCCCAGAGTTTTCCAGCCATCCGGAAGGGAGCCGAGGCGGCGTCCATGAGGTTTCCGCCCGCCGTCTTGATCTGCTGCCAGGCTCCCGCAGCGGCCGAGAGAATCCCGCGAGCGGCGAAGCCGAACACTTTCGCAGGCAGCGACTGGGTAAGGCTCATGCCGTCGGCGAGGGTCTTGAGCAGCGCGGAACCGGAGACGGTCAGGCTGGAGAGTGGTCCCTCGCGGGCATCGGAGAACGGCAGCAGATTGCGCAGCTTGCCGAGGGCGTTCTTAAGCATGGTGAAGGGATAGGTCACCGCCGACCAGATCCCTTCGCCAAGGGTGATCAGTAGCTTCTTGCCCGCCTCGAAAAAGGTAGTATCCCCGGCGAAGAAGGAGCGCACGGTGGCAAACAGCTCACGCAGAGTGCTGATAATCGGCAGATTCAGAATCGCCTGGCCGATATGTCCGGCGGCGTCGGCCACCAGGCGTCCGATGGAGGTGAAGATGCCGGAAATGAAATTCCAGACACCGACCACCACATCCCGCGCCCAGCGGAACGGGGTGGCAAGAAAATCGTAGACCGCGCCGCCAATGGCCTTGAGACCGTCCAGCAGGGAGATGTCGCCGGTCAGCACCTGCCAGACCGCATAGACGATCTTCCCGGCGGCCATGAAGGCCTCGCCGATCATGCGCACGGGCAACAGGAACTTGTAGATGAACTTGGTCGCTCCGACCAGTGACCCGACGATGGCCTTGCCGACCCAGACCACGCTGCGCACCACCACCGCCAGGGCTCGCACGATGAGCGACAGGTTCCAGGCCACGATCTTCAGCGCGAACGCCAGTCCCTGCAGAAGCACACCGGCGACGGTGCCGATAACCGTGCCGAAGGTGCGCCAGGACGAGCCGTCGGTGGCGCTGGCGGCCACGCCGAAGATCTCCACCACCGAAAAGACCGCGCTGGCCAGTGCCGCGTAGGCGCTCATCAGGGTGCGGACGGTCGGTTCGAGGATGGCGCGGATACGGCCAAAGGCATGGGAGAAAGCGCCCCACAATCCGGCCAGGGCCTCACGAACGCGGTAATAGGCTTTGAAGACGGTGACCACGAAGCCCAGCAGTCCGGCGGATTCGAGCTTTTTGGCCAGTTCGGCCGACATCTGCCCGACACCGCCGCTGAGCGAGCCCACCAGCTCCCTGATCCCCCGGAACACCAGCGAGACCTTGTTCCAGGCCCCGGTGATGACGTCCTGGATGCCGCCGAAATTGGTTTCCCAGGCGCGTTTGAGCAAATACACCGAAAGGATCACCCCTGCGATAATCGCGGTAACAGGCAGAAAATAGGTCGCGACCGCAGAACCCACTCCGGCGAGCGCAGCGCTGATGGCCACGAACCCGGCCTTGATGGCGGGCAGCATGAGTCCCACCATGCCCACGGCGGCGGTGACGGCTCCGGCCACGACCAGAATGGTGCCGAGGGCCATGGACAGTCCCAGGACCACCCGGGTCACGCCCGGCATCGATTTGGCCATGCGTTGCAGGAACAGAATGAAGCGGGAGACGCCGTTGATCACCGGCGTGACCACCGGTAGCAGAGTGCGTCCCAGGATTTCGCTGAGGTTGGCCACCTGCTGGCGCAGGAGCAGGAACCGGGCTCCGATGTCCTGGTTCATGGCGTCGGCCATCTGTTCGGTGACCGCCGTGCCGGTTTTCATGGCTCGGCCCACCGACTGGATATTGCCTTCGAGGCTCTCCATGCCCGCCGACATCTGCAGCAGGAACTTGACCGCCTCGTCCGAGCCGAAGGCCTTCTTCAGCTTTACCTGGGCGGCGGCGTTGGAGAGATCGGGGAACTGGCGCTTGATCTCCTGCAGGATGGGAACCACGCCTTTGAGACGGCCACTGGTGTCGGTGAAGGACAGGCCAAGCTCGTCACCGGCCTCGGCCGCCTTCATGATGAACGCCTTGTACAGCGTGCCCGCCTCGGAGCCGGGCATGGTGGTCTGAAGCTGGCCGAGCACGGCGAGTTGCTCGTTCAGCGGAATATTGCTCGCCGCCGCCACCGCGCCGATGTTCTTGATGGCGTCGGCCATCTGTGTGCCGTTGGTCTTGAACGAGGCCACGGTCTGCGCCATGGCTCCGGAAAAGGCGGTCGCCCATTCCATGTCGTTCATGTCAGCCATGATGGGCTTGAAGATCCCGTAGGCCGTGGTGAAGGTGCCGACCATCTCCTGGGTGGTGGCCTTGGTCGCCTTGGCGGTCATGGCGGCCATGGAGGTGAAGACGCCCACCGCCTCATCGCTGAGATTGGACAGGGCCGACTTCACGTCATAGGTGGCGGTGATGAAAGCGGCCTTGTCGGCACCGGACCATTGGTTGGTGAAGGATTCGGCGGCGTCCTCGATGGCGCGGAGGTCCTGCACGCCGAGGGACGCCAGCTCGCCCAGAGCCTTCTGGGTCGCGGCGGTGGAGGCGACCAGGGCGGCGGGCATCGCCATCAGGGCCAGTCCCGCCCCCAGCATCATGGTCCCTTGCTGGATGCGGTCCAGATTGCGGGTCATCCGCTCGCTGGCATCCGCCACGGTGGAATCGAGGTCCATCATGGAGCCACGGATGCGCTGCGCGTTCTGCGAGAACGCATCCTTCATCGATACCACTATGCCCAGTCCGAGATCGCCGTTCATCTATCGCCGTTCCGTTTGCTCACGTTCAAAATCAAGCTGCCGCTCGAGGGCCTCGACGAACTGACGCCGGACCCTGAGCGGCAGCGAGCGGGTTTCCGACCAGCCCCAGTGCAGTCCGCCGTAAGCGAGAAAGAATGCGTCGCTTACAAGCGAACTCCGGGGAACAAAAAAGCCGGTTCGGCCTCCAGGCGGGTGCGGATCTTGGTGCCGCAGCCATCGCATTCGGTCTCGACCGAGGTCTCGATTCCCGCGTCGACCCGCGACATCTCCTGCCGCAGCGCGTTGCGGTCGCGCATCGACATTTCCGCCAGGCTCTTCTTGGAGGGAGCCTTGCCGTCGATGTCGAGGAGGCGGATGAGCATGGCCGAGGTGATGTTGGGCTCGCGCAGGCTGGCCAAACGCTTTTCCTTGTGGCCGTCGAGATATCCGAAGCGCACGGTTTTTTTCGAGCCAGGCAGCTTGAAGGTGAACTCGCGCTCCTCGCCGTAGAGGGTAACCTTGAGATCCTCGAGATTGACGGTCACGAAGTTGGTCATGCGGCAGGCGCTGTTCGGGCAGCTCAGCTCCAGTTCAACCTCGTCACCGAGGGAAATCTGGCGCAGGCGGACCAGGGCGAACAACCGGTCACCCGAGAGCAGGTTCATCACCTCGGAAAGATCGGGGTCGGTCTTCTCGCCCAGCCGGACAAAACAGTTGCGGAGCACCTGGTTGATCGCCTCTCCGGAACGGATCAGGCGCTGGTTGGTGAGCAGTTCTTCCTCGGCCCCGGTCATCTCCCGGAGCTCGAGTTCAGTGCCGCTTGGCAGTTCAATGCTGTACATGGTCGATCCTCCGGTTTAGGTCCAGTATTGGAAGCAGATGGTGAGCTTCTCGATGGTGTTCTCGGTGTTGCCGCCCTCGAGCTCGTCGTATTCGAGCGCCTTCACCCAGGCCCCGTGCAGGGTCCAGCGACGGGTCTCGTTGCCGGTGCGGTCGTATCGGACAACGTCGATGTCGCGCATGTAGTTGGCCGGAAGGCCGCCGGTGACAGCGTTCACGTCCACCTGTTTTTTGATCCATTCGCGGGCCGCCTCGTCGGAGCCGTCCTGCAGGTTGCCTTTCTCGAGGGTGATGTCCTCGAACTTGACCCGCCCCGCCACCTTCTGGTCGAACATCGAACCGGCCGGGGCAAAGGCCACTTCCTCGAATTCTGTTTTGGGCTCCTGTCCCTTGTGGAACAGGGCCACGTCGAAGCCGTTTACCTCGATGGCGAACTGCCAGTTCTGGTAAAGGCTCTTGGGCATATTTCCGCTTCTCATAGCCGTGTTCTCCCGTTAGATGATTTCTTTGAAGTCCGCGCCGGTGCTGGTCAGGATGAAGTTCAGCTCGATGAACTCCGCCGTCTTGGTCGGCTTGACGAACACGCGGGCCACCATTTCGTTGCGGTCGATGACCGCCGGGGTATTGGTCTCCTCGTCGCACTGGAAGGCGAAGTCGTAGAGGCCGCCCTTGTCCTTGATGTCCTGCAGAAAGGGATTGATCAGGCGGCCGAGGGCACGCCAGGTCTGGGGATGGTTCGGCTCGAACACCACGAAGCGGGAGGATTCCGAGATGGCTTCCTCCATGAACATCATCAGGCGGCGGACGTTGATGCGATCCACGGCCGAGGGCTGGCTTTGCAGCGTCTTCTGGCCCCAGATGTTGATGCCGGTGTCGGGGAACACGGCGATGACGTTGATCCCTTCCGGATAGAGCACATCGCGCTCGCCACGGCTGGTCTTGTAGGCCAGGGAGAGCGTATTGAAGATGCGGCCCCGGTCGATACCGGCGGGCGCGTTCCAGACGTTGGTCTTCTGGTCGCTGCGGGCGATGCAGCCCGCCACCGCGCCGCAGGGCGGCACCAGCTTCTTGCGCGAGTTGACCGGATCGCTGATCTCCAGCCAGGGGTAGTAGAGCGCCGCGTAGGAGGAGTTGAAGGCCGCGTGGCTGTACATCCCTTGTCCCTTGCGGAAGTCGACCGCTTCGAGCGGTTCCAGATGCATGGGCGTGTCGGCGAGGAACAGCAGATCCTTGCGCACCTCGGCATAGGCGATTCCGGCGTTGATGACCGGCACCGTGGTGACGCCGGGAACCATCAGCAGGTTCAGGGCGTCGATCTCGTCAAAGCCATAGAGGCCGGTATGCTGCGAGGGATCGCCGATGAAATCGGCATCGGCCAGGTCGGTCAGTCCGTTGTCACCGCCGGTGAGTGTGAACACGCCCAATGCCGGACGGTCGCCGGGCGTTCCCGACGCGGMTGCCAGATCCTGGACCAGGATGAAATCCGAACGGTCGTTGATCGCCAGCTCCACATGGTTGGGCAGCGTCTCGTTCATGCTCAGATCCTTGAACACCTCGACCACATCGCCTTTATGCCGGACCACC encodes:
- a CDS encoding phage late control D family protein, whose protein sequence is MDLDTFKPTFLIQIEGQDLSKDITQEITSFVFTDNEEELDVLELSVTDRNLQFVDDPLFQEGNEIVARFGYVGNLSPRKKAVIKDIDYDFPENGDPTIRIKAYDKGFKLAGKENQKVWQKPAPGILYSEIAEQVAAANGLTPVVTATKGTHLRVTQSNISDAQFLKELAEKARDRDGDGVSGYVFYIQDDELHFHPRELDQTPLLTLEYFTDTKGLLRSFRPSTQSQGAKGAGVETKTVGVDPRKKDVVEHKANNATTPERTALGKQTYLVDGNTGEGSFKEQETGQIVPSFDRSEGFHEEPRQEPAQDSAEGKFREAELRQVEADAATIGIPQLRAKKNVEIKGVGRKFSGIYYCHSVRHSISGAGYLCELKLKKNALGKGAGDKSAESQGKPNDKEAPPTPQNEPPAMVTIDADSGAVTQGGGNG
- a CDS encoding LysM peptidoglycan-binding domain-containing protein, with protein sequence MIGRNSRYARCLLYRDSDGTSLGMRQRIDTTPRHDDRLHTVVEGDRLDLLAHRYLGDARLWWIICDYNDLFFPLALEPGLALRIPSREHVQMRLLD
- a CDS encoding DUF4406 domain-containing protein, with the protein product MKRIFVCSPFAGDIARNVKVAEALCRRVMRNGHAPFAPHLLYPTFTDDSVPEQRETGIACGLAYMECCDEVWAFTGNGISSGMRLELDRAGQLGKTILEIAEV
- a CDS encoding phage tail protein; translated protein: MPKSLYQNWQFAIEVNGFDVALFHKGQEPKTEFEEVAFAPAGSMFDQKVAGRVKFEDITLEKGNLQDGSDEAAREWIKKQVDVNAVTGGLPANYMRDIDVVRYDRTGNETRRWTLHGAWVKALEYDELEGGNTENTIEKLTICFQYWT
- a CDS encoding phage tail sheath C-terminal domain-containing protein, with product MPTYLSPGIYTRETDFSFYVKQISTSSAAMVGVAEKGPINKPVLVTSWEQFINRFGSYINESYLAYAARAFFDNGGSVLYVTRIAHLTDPTDRDTLTALKSSIVLQNREATPADALRIEAVNEGVWGDRLSVSVEDGSLDPANHFNLVVRHKGDVVEVFKDLSMNETLPNHVELAINDRSDFILVQDLAXASGTPGDRPALGVFTLTGGDNGLTDLADADFIGDPSQHTGLYGFDEIDALNLLMVPGVTTVPVINAGIAYAEVRKDLLFLADTPMHLEPLEAVDFRKGQGMYSHAAFNSSYAALYYPWLEISDPVNSRKKLVPPCGAVAGCIARSDQKTNVWNAPAGIDRGRIFNTLSLAYKTSRGERDVLYPEGINVIAVFPDTGINIWGQKTLQSQPSAVDRINVRRLMMFMEEAISESSRFVVFEPNHPQTWRALGRLINPFLQDIKDKGGLYDFAFQCDEETNTPAVIDRNEMVARVFVKPTKTAEFIELNFILTSTGADFKEII